In Thermocrinis minervae, a single genomic region encodes these proteins:
- a CDS encoding valine--tRNA ligase, producing the protein MKEYDHKEIEERWSKLWVERALYSPKEIKEDSKFSVVIPPPNVTGSLHMGHALNVTLQDIICRWQRMLGKDVVWVPGFDHAGIATQYVVEKQLSKSRHELGREEFLKKVWEWVPVSRNSIRRQLERIGVSVDWKRERFTLDEGFSRAVRHAFRRLYEEGLIYRSEYIVSWCPKDYTALSDLEVEHEEEQGKLYYIRYPLEDGSGYITVATTRPETMLGDTAVAVHPEDERYKHLIGKRVKLPLVDWEREALDGSKVGPYIPIIADQRVKPEFGTGAVKITPAHDPNDFEIGKDHNLPFVQVMDLNARLNENAGRFAGLDRYEARQRIVQELEALGLLEKVKDHAHAVGKCYRCKTTIEPMVSTQWFVRVSDPRIRDTAINMVKEGRIKFIPRSWEKVYLQWMENLRDWCISRQIWWGHRIPVWYCKDCGHVNVFTDEDFERPYDKIIFNLIADGKIGQEFTPEEVESILKSPSFVHPEITVLDFYKKFVFHKYHSMDMDASSIRLFISQDLNPMAILTQKKTQYRYNKDRKTYTFILRCKRCASENLEQETDVLDTWFSSALWPFGVFGWPEDTPELKELYPTDLLVTGFDIIFFWVARMVMMGSYFMKKEPFKDVYIHALVRDEKGQKMSKTKGNVIDPLDIVEKYGADSLRFTLAILTQQGRDVKLSEKRFEGYKRFANKIWNAARFILMNLDPDLMQSMTHLAPPRDEDLWIVTLLNETVQDVNRALEEYDFSRACQKLYSFIWDEFCDWYLEMTKLRLYAKVDENLPEEEKQIRQEQIKKERLTAQSTLLYVFEKTLRLLHPFMPYITEELWQQLPTAHKESISLTEYPKPNPQEFYPDEKMKIERLREIVTAIRSLRSDLKIEPSRKIKVYYKGEKELVERFKEHIKSLARLSDLVEVFTKPKATVAGFSKDFEFYIPVEEGIDVSSLIESYSRRLKEIESELERFGSKLSNENFLRKAPEEEVQKIKSIVQELELEKEKTQSVLEALREVEL; encoded by the coding sequence TGACACTCCAGGACATAATCTGCAGATGGCAGAGGATGTTAGGCAAGGACGTAGTTTGGGTTCCAGGCTTTGACCATGCTGGCATAGCCACCCAGTACGTGGTAGAAAAGCAGCTGTCAAAAAGCAGGCATGAGCTGGGAAGGGAGGAGTTTCTGAAGAAGGTCTGGGAATGGGTTCCTGTATCGAGAAACAGCATAAGAAGGCAGCTTGAGAGAATAGGTGTGAGCGTAGATTGGAAGAGAGAAAGGTTTACCTTAGACGAGGGCTTTTCCAGGGCCGTAAGGCACGCCTTTAGAAGGCTGTACGAAGAGGGTCTAATATACAGGTCCGAGTACATAGTAAGCTGGTGTCCCAAAGATTACACTGCACTCTCGGACCTTGAGGTAGAGCACGAAGAAGAGCAAGGAAAGCTTTACTACATCAGGTATCCCCTGGAAGATGGTTCTGGATACATAACGGTGGCTACCACAAGACCGGAGACCATGCTAGGAGACACGGCCGTGGCTGTACACCCCGAGGATGAGCGTTACAAGCACCTGATAGGTAAAAGGGTAAAGCTCCCCCTAGTAGACTGGGAAAGGGAAGCCCTCGATGGGAGTAAAGTAGGCCCCTACATACCCATCATAGCAGACCAAAGGGTAAAGCCCGAGTTTGGTACAGGAGCTGTAAAGATAACTCCAGCTCATGATCCTAATGACTTTGAAATAGGCAAGGATCACAACCTTCCCTTTGTTCAGGTTATGGACCTGAATGCAAGATTAAATGAGAATGCAGGAAGGTTCGCAGGTCTTGATAGGTACGAAGCAAGACAGAGGATAGTTCAGGAGCTTGAAGCCTTAGGTCTCTTAGAGAAGGTGAAAGATCACGCCCATGCTGTGGGCAAGTGCTACAGGTGTAAGACCACAATAGAGCCTATGGTTTCCACCCAGTGGTTTGTACGCGTGTCTGACCCACGCATAAGGGATACAGCCATAAACATGGTGAAGGAAGGAAGGATAAAGTTCATACCCAGAAGTTGGGAGAAGGTCTACCTGCAGTGGATGGAAAACCTAAGAGATTGGTGCATATCAAGGCAGATATGGTGGGGCCATCGTATACCCGTCTGGTACTGCAAAGACTGCGGACACGTAAACGTCTTTACCGATGAGGACTTTGAAAGACCTTACGATAAGATAATCTTCAACCTGATAGCAGATGGTAAGATAGGACAGGAGTTCACACCTGAAGAGGTGGAAAGCATACTAAAGTCTCCTTCCTTTGTACACCCCGAAATAACAGTGTTGGACTTCTACAAGAAGTTCGTATTTCACAAGTACCACTCCATGGACATGGACGCCAGCTCCATAAGACTTTTCATCTCCCAAGATCTAAACCCCATGGCCATCCTCACGCAGAAGAAGACCCAGTACAGGTACAACAAAGACAGAAAGACGTACACCTTTATCCTAAGGTGTAAAAGGTGTGCTTCTGAAAACCTAGAGCAGGAGACGGACGTGCTTGATACGTGGTTCTCTTCAGCCCTTTGGCCCTTTGGAGTCTTCGGATGGCCGGAGGATACCCCTGAGCTTAAGGAGCTCTATCCCACAGACCTCTTGGTAACAGGCTTCGACATCATATTCTTCTGGGTAGCCCGTATGGTGATGATGGGTTCCTACTTCATGAAGAAGGAGCCCTTTAAGGATGTGTACATACATGCACTGGTGAGGGATGAAAAGGGTCAGAAGATGTCCAAGACAAAGGGCAACGTGATAGACCCTCTGGACATAGTAGAAAAGTACGGTGCAGACTCTCTTAGGTTTACCCTTGCCATACTTACTCAGCAGGGAAGGGATGTAAAGCTCTCAGAAAAAAGGTTTGAAGGATACAAACGCTTTGCTAACAAAATATGGAACGCTGCAAGGTTTATCCTGATGAACTTAGATCCAGACCTTATGCAGAGTATGACTCATCTGGCTCCACCCAGGGATGAAGACCTTTGGATAGTTACCCTTCTCAACGAAACGGTTCAGGACGTAAACAGAGCTTTGGAAGAGTATGACTTTTCCAGAGCATGCCAGAAGCTCTACTCGTTTATATGGGACGAGTTCTGCGACTGGTACCTAGAGATGACCAAACTAAGGCTTTACGCAAAAGTGGACGAAAACCTACCCGAGGAAGAAAAGCAGATAAGACAAGAGCAGATAAAGAAGGAAAGGCTAACGGCCCAATCAACACTACTGTACGTCTTTGAAAAGACCTTGAGACTCTTGCATCCTTTCATGCCTTACATAACTGAAGAGCTGTGGCAGCAGCTTCCTACAGCCCACAAGGAGAGCATATCCCTGACCGAGTACCCTAAACCTAACCCGCAGGAGTTCTATCCTGACGAGAAGATGAAGATAGAAAGGCTAAGGGAGATAGTAACGGCCATAAGATCCCTGCGCTCAGACCTAAAGATAGAGCCTTCAAGGAAGATAAAGGTTTACTACAAAGGAGAGAAGGAACTTGTTGAGAGGTTCAAGGAGCACATAAAAAGCTTGGCCAGGCTTTCAGACCTAGTGGAAGTGTTTACAAAGCCAAAGGCTACGGTAGCAGGCTTTAGCAAAGATTTTGAGTTCTACATACCCGTAGAAGAAGGCATAGACGTAAGCTCTCTCATAGAGTCCTACAGCAGAAGGCTTAAGGAAATAGAATCTGAGCTTGAGAGGTTTGGCTCAAAGCTCTCCAACGAGAACTTTCTAAGGAAGGCACCTGAAGAAGAGGTACAGAAGATAAAGAGTATAGTTCAAGAGCTTGAGTTGGAAAAGGAGAAGACGCAGTCCGTCCTGGAGGCTCTAAGAGAGGTAGAGCTGTGA